From the Nodularia sp. NIES-3585 genome, one window contains:
- the rpmB gene encoding 50S ribosomal protein L28 → MSRRCELTGRKANNAFAVSHSHRRTKRLQHANLQNKRVWWAGGNRWVRMKLSTKAIKTLEVKGLEAMAKEAGINLNHY, encoded by the coding sequence ATGTCTCGTCGCTGCGAACTAACTGGTAGAAAAGCAAATAACGCCTTTGCAGTTTCTCACTCACACCGTCGTACCAAACGCCTGCAACACGCCAACCTGCAAAACAAGCGTGTTTGGTGGGCTGGTGGAAATCGCTGGGTCAGAATGAAACTTTCCACCAAAGCCATCAAAACCCTAGAAGTCAAAGGGTTAGAAGCAATGGCCAAAGAAGCTGGAATCAATCTGAATCATTACTAA
- a CDS encoding four helix bundle protein, translating to MTDFRELQEWEKAHELTVAVYEITKTFPEEELLGLTQQIRLACAAIPIKIAQGCDRDDYEMQLDFLEMARDAVIEVEYYLLLCFELHMLDSSDYDLLISDVVEVKELLASYIDKQSHNFDE from the coding sequence ATGACAGACTTTAGAGAACTGCAAGAATGGGAAAAAGCCCACGAACTAACAGTTGCAGTCTATGAAATTACTAAAACCTTTCCAGAAGAGGAATTATTGGGGCTAACACAACAAATCCGTTTAGCTTGTGCTGCCATTCCTATTAAGATAGCTCAGGGATGCGATCGCGATGACTATGAAATGCAACTGGATTTTCTGGAAATGGCCAGGGATGCAGTGATTGAGGTGGAATATTATCTGCTGCTTTGCTTTGAGTTGCATATGCTCGATTCGTCTGATTATGATCTTTTAATCAGTGATGTCGTGGAAGTCAAAGAACTGCTAGCATCTTATATTGACAAGCAAAGTCACAATTTTGATGAATAG
- a CDS encoding alpha/beta fold hydrolase, with the protein MSKVHVNDIDLFYDIKGQGEPLLLIAGFLCDHSYWSLIMPSLVDQYQVIRLDNRGMGRSSAPDSPYSIQQMAKDVAALLDHIGIDQVNVVGHSMGGQIAQELVLTHPGRVKSLILLSTLAKGDGRFNHVIETWGDLPGNIDLKLYEKVLFPWVFTDEFYAIPDMVEQLIEWAVNYPFAPATHTIYHHSRAILSSDTQDRLHKIHCPTLILVGRQDILTPVKFSEQLAQGIPHAELLVLDRGGHGILIESSDTVISAILKFLGQLQPLM; encoded by the coding sequence ATGTCAAAAGTTCACGTAAACGATATTGATTTGTTCTACGATATCAAAGGACAGGGTGAACCTTTATTGTTAATTGCTGGTTTCCTCTGCGATCACTCCTATTGGTCGTTAATCATGCCATCGCTTGTTGACCAATATCAAGTTATTCGTCTGGATAATCGCGGGATGGGGCGAAGTTCTGCCCCTGATAGTCCTTATAGTATTCAGCAGATGGCAAAGGATGTAGCGGCCTTACTTGATCACATTGGTATCGACCAGGTAAATGTAGTAGGTCATTCCATGGGTGGTCAAATTGCCCAAGAACTGGTACTAACACACCCTGGAAGGGTCAAAAGTTTAATTTTGCTTTCTACTCTGGCTAAGGGTGATGGCAGATTCAATCATGTAATTGAGACATGGGGCGACCTCCCCGGTAATATAGACTTAAAGCTTTATGAAAAAGTCCTATTTCCCTGGGTATTTACTGATGAATTTTATGCTATTCCAGACATGGTGGAACAACTAATCGAGTGGGCAGTAAATTATCCCTTTGCACCAGCGACACATACAATTTATCATCATAGTAGAGCTATCCTCAGCAGTGATACACAAGACCGACTGCATAAAATTCACTGTCCCACTCTGATTTTAGTGGGCAGACAGGATATTCTCACCCCAGTTAAGTTTTCTGAACAACTAGCTCAAGGTATTCCTCACGCTGAACTGCTAGTGTTAGACCGTGGAGGTCATGGCATTTTGATTGAGTCTTCGGATACGGTAATTTCCGCCATCCTGAAATTTTTAGGCCAGTTGCAGCCATTAATGTAA
- a CDS encoding ATP-binding cassette domain-containing protein gives MQQQKPIAVEFRDVTFSRNHRPLVSHLNFSIRQGEALVLLGRSGSGKTTTMKLINRLFTPTQGEVLFNGIPTTEWDEIKLRRNIGYVIQETGLFPHFTVERNVSLVPTLLGWQSKQIKIRVYELLQMVGLDPAQFAGRYPHELSGGQKQRVGVARALAADPPVLLMDEPFGALDPITRLELQAEFRRLQQELKKTVVFVTHDIQEAFVLASRIGLMCGGELVVLGTKDEFKRSQHPESLAFLECLQSLEQSL, from the coding sequence ATGCAACAACAAAAGCCAATTGCTGTTGAATTCCGGGATGTCACCTTTAGTCGTAACCATCGCCCTCTAGTATCTCATCTCAATTTCTCCATTAGGCAGGGAGAAGCCTTAGTTTTACTCGGACGTAGTGGTAGCGGCAAAACTACTACTATGAAGTTAATCAATCGCCTCTTCACACCTACACAAGGTGAAGTATTATTTAATGGCATTCCTACAACTGAATGGGACGAAATTAAATTACGGCGCAATATTGGTTATGTGATTCAAGAAACTGGTTTATTTCCCCATTTCACTGTAGAACGTAATGTGAGTTTAGTCCCAACTTTACTGGGTTGGCAATCTAAACAAATTAAAATCCGGGTTTATGAATTGTTACAGATGGTAGGCTTAGATCCGGCACAATTTGCGGGGCGCTATCCTCATGAACTTTCGGGAGGACAAAAGCAACGAGTAGGTGTAGCTAGGGCATTAGCAGCTGATCCACCAGTATTATTAATGGATGAACCTTTCGGCGCACTCGATCCCATTACCCGCTTAGAACTGCAAGCAGAATTTCGCCGCTTACAACAGGAATTAAAGAAAACAGTGGTCTTTGTCACCCACGATATTCAAGAAGCCTTTGTTTTAGCTTCCCGAATTGGTTTAATGTGTGGGGGAGAATTGGTAGTATTAGGGACAAAGGATGAATTTAAGCGATCGCAACATCCAGAAAGCCTAGCTTTTCTCGAATGTCTGCAATCACTGGAACAGAGTTTATGA
- a CDS encoding ABC transporter permease translates to MKDFFLIKYAPEILRHTLEHLFMVSIAIATATLIGIPLGILITRKTHLRQPILGIANILQTIPSLALFGLLIPVPVIGGLGVVPAIFALTLYSFLPIIRNTYTGITGVDPAIREAGRGMGMTDRQLLLQVEIPLAMGVILAGVRVATVISIGIATIAAAIGAGGLGVFIFRGISVVNNQLILAGAVPAAFIALLADLGIGWLEQKLKVKI, encoded by the coding sequence ATGAAAGACTTTTTTTTGATCAAGTATGCCCCAGAAATCCTGCGCCATACCTTAGAACACTTATTTATGGTGAGTATTGCGATCGCAACGGCTACACTCATTGGTATTCCGCTAGGTATCCTCATTACCCGTAAAACTCACCTGCGCCAACCGATTCTCGGTATTGCCAATATTCTGCAAACTATCCCCAGCTTGGCATTATTTGGGTTACTGATTCCAGTCCCGGTAATTGGCGGGCTTGGCGTTGTACCAGCAATTTTCGCCCTGACTTTATATTCCTTTCTGCCCATAATCCGCAATACTTATACTGGTATAACTGGCGTAGATCCAGCGATTAGGGAAGCTGGGAGAGGTATGGGAATGACAGATAGGCAATTGTTGTTACAAGTAGAGATTCCCTTAGCAATGGGGGTAATTTTAGCTGGTGTGCGAGTAGCAACAGTAATTTCTATCGGTATTGCCACTATCGCCGCAGCCATTGGTGCTGGTGGTTTAGGTGTGTTTATTTTTCGCGGAATTTCAGTAGTAAATAATCAATTAATTTTAGCTGGTGCAGTGCCGGCGGCATTTATTGCATTACTCGCTGACTTGGGCATTGGTTGGCTAGAGCAAAAATTAAAAGTTAAAATTTAA